A genomic segment from Aspergillus chevalieri M1 DNA, chromosome 7, nearly complete sequence encodes:
- a CDS encoding C2HC-type zinc finger protein (COG:S;~EggNog:ENOG410PZ3X;~InterPro:IPR032567,IPR001878,IPR036875;~go_function: GO:0003676 - nucleic acid binding [Evidence IEA];~go_function: GO:0008270 - zinc ion binding [Evidence IEA]), translated as MPTYEAPTISDHEESTLSAEPETTDSQETPSTMSQSNDNNSVHQRPRQILPDPEVFKGDIASYQNFKHLLKAKLHVDRKALGGPYECLWYAYGRLSGNAASHILPWMIANADSPTMVNDDTVTKLFEHLDFNYMDKELQRKAMYNLSTLKQSNKTINELLATFDRYLMEAGQQNQPDNMKIFWLENTLNDDIFNRLVNAPTCKTFSEYCVQLQGIYDRHQKYQQRSAEHRRPPNRRTTTPMFPPPATSPTATPTQGDPMDWEPTISHARNPQRKRARWVSGKEIERRKQERCCFRCGSAGHQISQCPFLPAQRPTARVAEFTAEDVTDAVLDDTQTTPVPDVPSGKA; from the coding sequence ATGCCCACATATGAAGCCCCTACCATTAGCGATCACGAAGAATCCACACTGAGTGCTGAACCGGAAACTACAGACTCACAGGAGACCCCAAGCACTATGAGCCAAAGCAATGATAACAATAGTGTGCACCAGCGCCCCCGACAAATCTTACCAGATCCTGAGGTGTTTAAGGGAGATATTGCTTCCTATCAGAACttcaaacatctcctgaaaGCGAAGCTCCATGTCGACAGGAAGGCCCTGGGAGGTCCTTATGAATGCCTCTGGTATGCCTATGGACGATTGTCTGGCAATGCAGCTAGCCATATTCTTCCATGGATGATTGCCAACGCTGATTCGCCCACTATGGTAAACGACGATACAGTGACCAAACTCTTCGAACATCTTGATTTCAACTATATGGATAAGGAGCTCCAGAGGAAGGCTATGTACAACCTTAGCACATTgaaacaaagcaacaaaaccATCAATGAACTGCTTGCAACCTTTGACCGTTATCTGATGGAGGCTGGCCAACAGAACCAGCCTGACAATATGAAGATTTTTTGGTTGGAAAACACCCTCAATGACGATATATTCAATCGACTTGTTAACGCGCCTACCTGCAAAACATTTAGCGAATACTGTGTTCAACTCCAGGGTATCTATGATAGGCATCAGAAATACCAACAGCGCTCTGCAGAACACCGACGTCCCCCTAATCGACGGACAACTACACCCatgtttcctcctccagcaacCTCCCCCACAGCTACTCCTACCCAAGGAGACCCCATGGACTGGGAGCCCACCATTTCTCATGCCCGAAACCCCCAACGCAAGCGGGCTCGATGGGTCAGTGGTAAAGAGATTGAGCGCCGGAAGCAGGAGAGATGCTGTTTCCGATGCGGCTCTGCTGGTCATCAGATTAGCCAGTGCCCTTTTCTCCCTGCACAACGTCCTACAGCGAGGGTTGCTGAATTCACCGCAGAGGATGTCACAGATGCTGTCCTGGATGACACCCAAACCACACCAGTGCCTGATGTACCTTCGGGAAAAGCCTAA